The proteins below come from a single Oxyura jamaicensis isolate SHBP4307 breed ruddy duck chromosome 1, BPBGC_Ojam_1.0, whole genome shotgun sequence genomic window:
- the FUNDC1 gene encoding FUN14 domain-containing protein 1 codes for MAARRPRRASERESDDDSYEVLDLTEYARRHHWWNRVFGRNSGPIVEKYSVATQIVMGGVTGWCAGFLFQKVGKLAATAVGGGFLLLQIASHSGYVQVDWKRVEKDVNKAKKQLKKRANKAAPEINTLIEESTEFIKQNIVVSSGFVGGFLLGLAS; via the exons atggcggcgcgGAGGCCCCGCCGCGCCTCAG aacGTGAAAGTGACGATGATTCCTATGAAGTGTTGGACCTAACAGAATATGCAAGGCGTCACCATTGGTGGAATCGTGTGTTTGGCCGCAATTCGGGACCAATTGTAGAAAAATATTCCGTGGCCACACAGATTGTGATGGGCGGAGTGACTGGCTG GTGTGCGGGATTTTTGTTCCAGAAAGTCGGAAAGCTTGCAGCAACTGCAGTAGGTGGtggctttcttctgcttcaa attGCTAGTCATAGTGGATACGTACAAGTTGATTGGAAGAGAGTTGAAAAAGatgtaaacaaagcaaaaaaacagttaaaaaagcGTGCAAATAAGGCAGCACCTGAAATCAATACTCTAATCGAAGAG tcaACAGAATTTATCAAACAGAACATCGTGGTCTCCAGTGGATTTGTTGGAGGCTTTTTGTTAGGCCTTGCATCGTAA